Proteins from a single region of Pungitius pungitius chromosome 4, fPunPun2.1, whole genome shotgun sequence:
- the znf280d gene encoding zinc finger protein 280C isoform X1 — MMSELFMECVEEELEPWQKQVPEVQLIDDDDDDDEPIFVGVLSNKDDKPTPPPPQRSIAAKQEIKLLAPKPAIGSQPVMLPLSVTAKAVNTAASNLTTGTPQPVIVNNQGFIVTSPQLANNSEFIASLGSHYPPGTSFTIVPAGQQHLFQQVTSAAVMPRAVHRPQVQQISNNVVTLSNVQSPAVYSAQSQKIHLNPSIPQPVQTFSMPVKSTNNNNINNDQSSVKRVLPPQQIDNATKRAKIDPGTQKITVSVENGILKKKCLKCQEEFLTQEALKFHTVSCAAVVESTARSALNTGANKRIMLVSEFYYGRFEGDGNKKNLQKPNTTFKCQSCLKVLKNNIRFMNHMKHHLELEKQNSESWESHTTCQHCYRQYMTPFQLQCHIESAHSPIESSTNCKICELAFESEQVLLEHMKDNHKPGEMPYVCQVCNYRSSFFSEVGTHFRSVHENTKELLCPFCLKVLRSGHIYMQHYMKHQKKGIHRCGKCRLNFLTYKERVEHRTHYHKTFRKPKALEGLPPGTKVTIRASLTAKTSTLQTSPDQSGIIVGTEAASFNQQTKLPVSASRAKSNVSGAGKAKMTQSKKQTARTTKHNLALRNVRVEGGSYTCVECNTPVNDFFSHFPMFSNCGACKYRTSCKVSIGNHMIRFHSTITKNRFLKMNHKKNSSALKLTLVCLNCDLLVDGSGGDLMTRHLTDRPNHICKVIQEKADMKAKDRVQLFLRQPAKVSYFLTTAPAHKPKEKNSQQEEGFASGSLSVAPDDRPEARPTSPEAEQERSATETAVIEGSSEGCSKQLLLPAGSPSCTPVLGVIDGWVGVSESVDVREQVPQHETGEQQTKSE, encoded by the exons attgattgatgatgatgacgacgacgacgaacCCATCTTCGTTGGAGTGCTCT CTAACAAGGATGATAAGCCTACCCCTCCACCACCTCAGAGGAGCATTGCAGCGAAACAAGAAATAAAGCTCCTTGCTCCGAAGCCTGCCATTGGCTCCCAGCCAGTAATGCTGCCATTGAGTGTGACTGCAAAGGCAGTGAATACTGCAGCATCCAATCTGACAACAGGGACCCCACAGCCTGTTATTGTCAATAATCAG GGCTTCATTGTAACTTCCCCCCAATTAGCGAACAACAGTGAGTTTATTGCCTCTCTTGGGAGCCACTACCCTCCTGGGACTTCATTTACAATTGTACCAG CTGGTCAGCAGCATCTTTTTCAGCAGGTCACCTCAGCGGCAGTAATGCCCCGTGCCGTCCACAGGCCTCAGGTGCAGCAAATCAGCAACAATGTTGTGACGTTGTCCAACGTGCAGAGTCCTGCCGTTTACTCCGCGCAATCCCAAAAGATTCACCTCAACCCGTCCATCCCACAACCCGTGCAGACCTTTTCCATGCCTGTGAAGTccactaacaacaacaacatcaacaatg ACCAAAGTTCAGTCAAACGGGTGTTACCACCACAGCAAATAGACAACGCAACAAAAAGAGCCAAGATTGATCCGG GGACGCAAAAAATAACAGTTTCAGTGGAAAACgggattttaaagaaaaagtgcCTTAAGTGTCAAGAAGAATTCCTCACACAAGAAGCCCTGAAATTCCACACGGTG AGCTGCGCTGCAGTTGTGGAAAGTACAGCTCGATCAGCCTTGAATACCGGCGCAAACAAGCGCATCATGCTGGTCTCAGAGTTCTACTACGGTCGCTTTGAGGGAGATGGGAACAAAAAGAACCTGCAAAAGCCCAACACCACCTTCAAGTGCCAGAGTTGTTTAAAGGTTCTCAAGAACAACATCAG GTTCATGAACCACATGAAGCACCACCTGGAGCTGGAAAAGCAAAACAGCGAGAGCTGGGAAAGCCACACAACTTGCCAGCATTGCTATCGACAGTACATGACTCCTTTCCAGCTGCAGTGCCACATCGAGAGTGCTCACAGCCCGATCGAATCCTCAA CCAACTGCAAGATATGTGAGCTGGCATTTGAGTCCGAGCAAGTTCTCCTAGAACACATGAAGGACAACCACAAGCCCGGAGAGATGCCCTACGTCTGCCAG GTCTGCAATTACAGGTCCTCTTTCTTCTCAGAAGTGGGGACACATTTCCGAAGTGtccatgaaaacacaaaagagttGCTTTGTCCCTTCTGTCTGAAAGTTCTTAGAAGTGGTCATATATATATGCAACACTACATGAAACATCAG aaAAAAGGGATCCATCGCTGTGGAAAATGCAGACTGAATTTCCTCACCTACAAGGAAAGAGTGGAGCACAGGACTCACTACCATAAGACTTTTAGAAAACCTAAAGCACTGGAAGGCCTTCCCCCGGGGACAAAG GTGACCATTCGAGCCTCACTCACAGCAAAGACTTCCACACTGCAGACCTCCCCCGATCAATCTGGCATTATTGTTGGTACAGAAGCTGCGAGTTTCAACCAGCAAACCAAACTTCCAGTCAGTGCGTCGAGGGCCAAGTCGAACGTCTCAGGAGCAGGAAAAGCCAAAATGACCCAGAGCAAGAAGCAGACCGCCCGGACCACCAAACACAATCTGGCGCTCAGGAATGTCAG AGTTGAAGGAGGATCGTACACGTGCGTCGAGTGCAACACACCAGTCAACGACTTCTTTTCTCATTTCCCAATGTTTTCAAATTGTGGTGCGTGCAAATATCGGACAAGTTGCAAAGTCTCCATTGGGAATCACATGATTAG ATTTCATAGTACCATAACCAAAAACAGATTCTTGAAAATGAATCATAAGAAAAATTCCTCTGCATTAAA GTTAACCTTGGTCTGTCTGAACTGTGACCTGCTGGTGGACGGATCAGGCGGTGACCTGATGACCAGACATTTAACTGATAGACCAAATCACATATGCAAAGTCATTCAGGAGAaag CAGATATGAAAGCCAAAGATCGAGT GCAACTCTTCTTGAGGCAACCTGCAAAAGTCTCGTACTTCTTGACAACGGCGCCTGCTCACAAACCGAAGGAAAAGAACTCCCAACAAGAGGAAGGCTTCGCATCCGGAAGCCTTTCTGTCGCCCCGGACGACCGACCAGAGGCACGGCCGACCTCGCCAGAAGCCGAACAGGAACGGAGTGCCACAGAAACAGCCGTCATCGAAGGTTCCTCTGAAGGCTGCTCGAAGCAGTTGTTGCTCCCCGCGGGATCGCCTTCCTGTACGCCAGTTTTAGGTGTCATTGACGGGTGGGTGGGTGTCTCTGAGAGCGTTGATGTCAGAGAGCAGGTCCCTCAGCACGAGACAGGGGAACAACAAACTAAGTCAGAATGA
- the znf280d gene encoding zinc finger protein 280D isoform X3 — protein MMSELFMECVEEELEPWQKQVPEVQLIDDDDDDDEPIFVGVLSNKDDKPTPPPPQRSIAAKQEIKLLAPKPAIGSQPVMLPLSVTAKAVNTAASNLTTGTPQPVIVNNQGFIVTSPQLANNSEFIASLGSHYPPGTSFTIVPAGQQHLFQQVTSAAVMPRAVHRPQVQQISNNVVTLSNVQSPAVYSAQSQKIHLNPSIPQPVQTFSMPVKSTNNNNINNDQSSVKRVLPPQQIDNATKRAKIDPGTQKITVSVENGILKKKCLKCQEEFLTQEALKFHTVSCAAVVESTARSALNTGANKRIMLVSEFYYGRFEGDGNKKNLQKPNTTFKCQSCLKVLKNNIRFMNHMKHHLELEKQNSESWESHTTCQHCYRQYMTPFQLQCHIESAHSPIESSTNCKICELAFESEQVLLEHMKDNHKPGEMPYVCQVCNYRSSFFSEVGTHFRSVHENTKELLCPFCLKVLRSGHIYMQHYMKHQKKGIHRCGKCRLNFLTYKERVEHRTHYHKTFRKPKALEGLPPGTKVTIRASLTAKTSTLQTSPDQSGIIVGTEAASFNQQTKLPVSASRAKSNVSGAGKAKMTQSKKQTARTTKHNLALRNVRVEGGSYTCVECNTPVNDFFSHFPMFSNCGACKYRTSCKVSIGNHMIRFHSTITKNRFLKMNHKKNSSALKLTLVCLNCDLLVDGSGGDLMTRHLTDRPNHICKVIQEKGNSS, from the exons attgattgatgatgatgacgacgacgacgaacCCATCTTCGTTGGAGTGCTCT CTAACAAGGATGATAAGCCTACCCCTCCACCACCTCAGAGGAGCATTGCAGCGAAACAAGAAATAAAGCTCCTTGCTCCGAAGCCTGCCATTGGCTCCCAGCCAGTAATGCTGCCATTGAGTGTGACTGCAAAGGCAGTGAATACTGCAGCATCCAATCTGACAACAGGGACCCCACAGCCTGTTATTGTCAATAATCAG GGCTTCATTGTAACTTCCCCCCAATTAGCGAACAACAGTGAGTTTATTGCCTCTCTTGGGAGCCACTACCCTCCTGGGACTTCATTTACAATTGTACCAG CTGGTCAGCAGCATCTTTTTCAGCAGGTCACCTCAGCGGCAGTAATGCCCCGTGCCGTCCACAGGCCTCAGGTGCAGCAAATCAGCAACAATGTTGTGACGTTGTCCAACGTGCAGAGTCCTGCCGTTTACTCCGCGCAATCCCAAAAGATTCACCTCAACCCGTCCATCCCACAACCCGTGCAGACCTTTTCCATGCCTGTGAAGTccactaacaacaacaacatcaacaatg ACCAAAGTTCAGTCAAACGGGTGTTACCACCACAGCAAATAGACAACGCAACAAAAAGAGCCAAGATTGATCCGG GGACGCAAAAAATAACAGTTTCAGTGGAAAACgggattttaaagaaaaagtgcCTTAAGTGTCAAGAAGAATTCCTCACACAAGAAGCCCTGAAATTCCACACGGTG AGCTGCGCTGCAGTTGTGGAAAGTACAGCTCGATCAGCCTTGAATACCGGCGCAAACAAGCGCATCATGCTGGTCTCAGAGTTCTACTACGGTCGCTTTGAGGGAGATGGGAACAAAAAGAACCTGCAAAAGCCCAACACCACCTTCAAGTGCCAGAGTTGTTTAAAGGTTCTCAAGAACAACATCAG GTTCATGAACCACATGAAGCACCACCTGGAGCTGGAAAAGCAAAACAGCGAGAGCTGGGAAAGCCACACAACTTGCCAGCATTGCTATCGACAGTACATGACTCCTTTCCAGCTGCAGTGCCACATCGAGAGTGCTCACAGCCCGATCGAATCCTCAA CCAACTGCAAGATATGTGAGCTGGCATTTGAGTCCGAGCAAGTTCTCCTAGAACACATGAAGGACAACCACAAGCCCGGAGAGATGCCCTACGTCTGCCAG GTCTGCAATTACAGGTCCTCTTTCTTCTCAGAAGTGGGGACACATTTCCGAAGTGtccatgaaaacacaaaagagttGCTTTGTCCCTTCTGTCTGAAAGTTCTTAGAAGTGGTCATATATATATGCAACACTACATGAAACATCAG aaAAAAGGGATCCATCGCTGTGGAAAATGCAGACTGAATTTCCTCACCTACAAGGAAAGAGTGGAGCACAGGACTCACTACCATAAGACTTTTAGAAAACCTAAAGCACTGGAAGGCCTTCCCCCGGGGACAAAG GTGACCATTCGAGCCTCACTCACAGCAAAGACTTCCACACTGCAGACCTCCCCCGATCAATCTGGCATTATTGTTGGTACAGAAGCTGCGAGTTTCAACCAGCAAACCAAACTTCCAGTCAGTGCGTCGAGGGCCAAGTCGAACGTCTCAGGAGCAGGAAAAGCCAAAATGACCCAGAGCAAGAAGCAGACCGCCCGGACCACCAAACACAATCTGGCGCTCAGGAATGTCAG AGTTGAAGGAGGATCGTACACGTGCGTCGAGTGCAACACACCAGTCAACGACTTCTTTTCTCATTTCCCAATGTTTTCAAATTGTGGTGCGTGCAAATATCGGACAAGTTGCAAAGTCTCCATTGGGAATCACATGATTAG ATTTCATAGTACCATAACCAAAAACAGATTCTTGAAAATGAATCATAAGAAAAATTCCTCTGCATTAAA GTTAACCTTGGTCTGTCTGAACTGTGACCTGCTGGTGGACGGATCAGGCGGTGACCTGATGACCAGACATTTAACTGATAGACCAAATCACATATGCAAAGTCATTCAGGAGAaag GCAACTCTTCTTGA
- the znf280d gene encoding zinc finger protein 280C isoform X2, translating to MMSELFMECVEEELEPWQKQVPEVQLIDDDDDDDEPIFVGVLSNKDDKPTPPPPQRSIAAKQEIKLLAPKPAIGSQPVMLPLSVTAKAVNTAASNLTTGTPQPVIVNNQGFIVTSPQLANNSEFIASLGSHYPPGTSFTIVPAGQQHLFQQVTSAAVMPRAVHRPQVQQISNNVVTLSNVQSPAVYSAQSQKIHLNPSIPQPVQTFSMPVKSTNNNNINNDQSSVKRVLPPQQIDNATKRAKIDPGTQKITVSVENGILKKKCLKCQEEFLTQEALKFHTVSCAAVVESTARSALNTGANKRIMLVSEFYYGRFEGDGNKKNLQKPNTTFKCQSCLKVLKNNIRFMNHMKHHLELEKQNSESWESHTTCQHCYRQYMTPFQLQCHIESAHSPIESSTNCKICELAFESEQVLLEHMKDNHKPGEMPYVCQVCNYRSSFFSEVGTHFRSVHENTKELLCPFCLKVLRSGHIYMQHYMKHQKKGIHRCGKCRLNFLTYKERVEHRTHYHKTFRKPKALEGLPPGTKVTIRASLTAKTSTLQTSPDQSGIIVGTEAASFNQQTKLPVSASRAKSNVSGAGKAKMTQSKKQTARTTKHNLALRNVRVEGGSYTCVECNTPVNDFFSHFPMFSNCGACKYRTSCKVSIGNHMIRFHSTITKNRFLKMNHKKNSSALKLTLVCLNCDLLVDGSGGDLMTRHLTDRPNHICKVIQEKDMKAKDRVQLFLRQPAKVSYFLTTAPAHKPKEKNSQQEEGFASGSLSVAPDDRPEARPTSPEAEQERSATETAVIEGSSEGCSKQLLLPAGSPSCTPVLGVIDGWVGVSESVDVREQVPQHETGEQQTKSE from the exons attgattgatgatgatgacgacgacgacgaacCCATCTTCGTTGGAGTGCTCT CTAACAAGGATGATAAGCCTACCCCTCCACCACCTCAGAGGAGCATTGCAGCGAAACAAGAAATAAAGCTCCTTGCTCCGAAGCCTGCCATTGGCTCCCAGCCAGTAATGCTGCCATTGAGTGTGACTGCAAAGGCAGTGAATACTGCAGCATCCAATCTGACAACAGGGACCCCACAGCCTGTTATTGTCAATAATCAG GGCTTCATTGTAACTTCCCCCCAATTAGCGAACAACAGTGAGTTTATTGCCTCTCTTGGGAGCCACTACCCTCCTGGGACTTCATTTACAATTGTACCAG CTGGTCAGCAGCATCTTTTTCAGCAGGTCACCTCAGCGGCAGTAATGCCCCGTGCCGTCCACAGGCCTCAGGTGCAGCAAATCAGCAACAATGTTGTGACGTTGTCCAACGTGCAGAGTCCTGCCGTTTACTCCGCGCAATCCCAAAAGATTCACCTCAACCCGTCCATCCCACAACCCGTGCAGACCTTTTCCATGCCTGTGAAGTccactaacaacaacaacatcaacaatg ACCAAAGTTCAGTCAAACGGGTGTTACCACCACAGCAAATAGACAACGCAACAAAAAGAGCCAAGATTGATCCGG GGACGCAAAAAATAACAGTTTCAGTGGAAAACgggattttaaagaaaaagtgcCTTAAGTGTCAAGAAGAATTCCTCACACAAGAAGCCCTGAAATTCCACACGGTG AGCTGCGCTGCAGTTGTGGAAAGTACAGCTCGATCAGCCTTGAATACCGGCGCAAACAAGCGCATCATGCTGGTCTCAGAGTTCTACTACGGTCGCTTTGAGGGAGATGGGAACAAAAAGAACCTGCAAAAGCCCAACACCACCTTCAAGTGCCAGAGTTGTTTAAAGGTTCTCAAGAACAACATCAG GTTCATGAACCACATGAAGCACCACCTGGAGCTGGAAAAGCAAAACAGCGAGAGCTGGGAAAGCCACACAACTTGCCAGCATTGCTATCGACAGTACATGACTCCTTTCCAGCTGCAGTGCCACATCGAGAGTGCTCACAGCCCGATCGAATCCTCAA CCAACTGCAAGATATGTGAGCTGGCATTTGAGTCCGAGCAAGTTCTCCTAGAACACATGAAGGACAACCACAAGCCCGGAGAGATGCCCTACGTCTGCCAG GTCTGCAATTACAGGTCCTCTTTCTTCTCAGAAGTGGGGACACATTTCCGAAGTGtccatgaaaacacaaaagagttGCTTTGTCCCTTCTGTCTGAAAGTTCTTAGAAGTGGTCATATATATATGCAACACTACATGAAACATCAG aaAAAAGGGATCCATCGCTGTGGAAAATGCAGACTGAATTTCCTCACCTACAAGGAAAGAGTGGAGCACAGGACTCACTACCATAAGACTTTTAGAAAACCTAAAGCACTGGAAGGCCTTCCCCCGGGGACAAAG GTGACCATTCGAGCCTCACTCACAGCAAAGACTTCCACACTGCAGACCTCCCCCGATCAATCTGGCATTATTGTTGGTACAGAAGCTGCGAGTTTCAACCAGCAAACCAAACTTCCAGTCAGTGCGTCGAGGGCCAAGTCGAACGTCTCAGGAGCAGGAAAAGCCAAAATGACCCAGAGCAAGAAGCAGACCGCCCGGACCACCAAACACAATCTGGCGCTCAGGAATGTCAG AGTTGAAGGAGGATCGTACACGTGCGTCGAGTGCAACACACCAGTCAACGACTTCTTTTCTCATTTCCCAATGTTTTCAAATTGTGGTGCGTGCAAATATCGGACAAGTTGCAAAGTCTCCATTGGGAATCACATGATTAG ATTTCATAGTACCATAACCAAAAACAGATTCTTGAAAATGAATCATAAGAAAAATTCCTCTGCATTAAA GTTAACCTTGGTCTGTCTGAACTGTGACCTGCTGGTGGACGGATCAGGCGGTGACCTGATGACCAGACATTTAACTGATAGACCAAATCACATATGCAAAGTCATTCAGGAGAaag ATATGAAAGCCAAAGATCGAGT GCAACTCTTCTTGAGGCAACCTGCAAAAGTCTCGTACTTCTTGACAACGGCGCCTGCTCACAAACCGAAGGAAAAGAACTCCCAACAAGAGGAAGGCTTCGCATCCGGAAGCCTTTCTGTCGCCCCGGACGACCGACCAGAGGCACGGCCGACCTCGCCAGAAGCCGAACAGGAACGGAGTGCCACAGAAACAGCCGTCATCGAAGGTTCCTCTGAAGGCTGCTCGAAGCAGTTGTTGCTCCCCGCGGGATCGCCTTCCTGTACGCCAGTTTTAGGTGTCATTGACGGGTGGGTGGGTGTCTCTGAGAGCGTTGATGTCAGAGAGCAGGTCCCTCAGCACGAGACAGGGGAACAACAAACTAAGTCAGAATGA
- the mns1 gene encoding meiosis-specific nuclear structural protein 1, whose protein sequence is MSRHWMGRQQQRLMSQRENQEQLRLQEVKRVDKERQLKDGLRAEESFERRRYQRQMQEELQESQMQSAMLTAEEERINREKQLEQEERLNEQLARINYETQREEKMRQIVKINSVELRELESKLKSAYLNKERAAQMAEQEVMRLETMREEADFARKMKSEYERADVEKQKVEQRRLEELARCQRELEQQLVERERQRQEAYEEFLKEKVMIDEIVRKIYEEDQTERQLKLEKVRATQHHIEEFKKQQAKWRLMEQEKTEAENQRIREFLNHRENVEESRMAKIKERERGKEHLHKILSEKIEKERQQREEMERVREELYLEEQEEANRQRDIEEMEKKIRLRLTMQQTCQQQMAFKEMRRRTEKEEEEAFRKIMMAKFSEDDRLEQMNAQKRRMKQLEHKREVERLIEDRRRQHEADMELEAKERAIEQEREALRRQIIEEERRRLLKRHATKLLGYLPKGLLREDDLELFDEDFRKNFKTRQADILSEDGWDGDK, encoded by the exons ATG AGTCGTCACTGGATGGGCCGCCAGCAGCAGAGGCTCATGTCTCAGCGCGAGAACCAGGAGCAGCTCAGGCTGCAGGAGGTCAAACGTGTGGACAAAGAGAGGCAGCTGAAGGACGGTCTGCGGGCCGAGGAGAGCTTCGAGAGGAGGAGATACCAGCGGCAAATGCAGGAGGAACTCCAGGAGAGTCAAATGCAGAGCGCAATGCTGACG gcggaggaggagagaataaACCGAGAAAAGCAACTCGAGCAAGAGGAGAGACTGAACGAGCAACTGGCCCGCATCAACTATGAGACCCaaagagaggagaaaatgaGACAGATTGTTAAAATTAACAG CGTGGAGCTTCGAGAACTTGAGTCAAAGCTGAAATCTGCATATTTGAATAAGGAAAGGGCTGCACAAATGGCTGAGCAGGAAGTAATGCGATTGGAAACCATG CGTGAGGAGGCAGACTTTGCCCGCAAGATGAAGAGCGAATATGAGCGAGCAGACGTTGAGAAGCAGAAAGTGGAACAGAGACGACTCGAGGAGCTGGCGAGGTGTCAGAgagagctggagcagcagctcgTGGAGAGGGAGCGCCAGAGACAAGAGGCATACGAGGAATTTCTCAAAGAGAAGGTCATGATTGATGAGATTGTCAGGAAGATTTACGAAGAAGATCAGAC GGAGAGACAGCTGAAATTGGAGAAGGTCAGAGCCACTCAGCACCACATTGAAGAGTTCAAGAAACAGCAGGCCAAGTGGAGGCTCATGGAGCAAGAGAAGACTGAGGCCGAGAACCAACGCATCAGGGAGTTCCTGAACCATCGGGAGAACGTGGAGGAGAGCAGGATGGCCAAGATCAAAGAGAGAGAACGTGGAAAAGAGCATCTTCATAAAATA CTGTCTGAGAAGATTGAAAAGGAGAGGCAGCAGCGGGAAGAGATGGAGCGAGTTCGTGAGGAACTTTATTTAGAAGAACAGGAAGAGGCTAACAGGCAAAGAGACATT gaagagatggagaagaaaatCCGTCTGAGGTTGACGATGCAGCAGACCTGCCAGCAGCAGATGGCTTTCAAAGAAATGCGAAGGCGGAccgagaaagaggaggaggaggccttcCGGAAAATAATGATGGCCAAGTTCTCAGAAGACGATCGCTTGGAGCAGATGAACGCCCAAAAACGGCGCATGAAGCAACTAGAGCACAAACGCGAGGTGGAGAGACTGATAGAGGACAGAAGACGGCAGCACGAAGCCGACATG GAACTGGAGGCTAAAGAAAGAGCAATCgagcaggagagggaggcgCTGCGTCGGCAGATAATTGAAGAGGAGAGGCGGCGACTTCTTAAGCGCCACGCTACAAAACTCCTTGGATACCTACCAAAG GGCTTGCTCCGTGAAGATGACCTGGAGCTCTTTGATGAAGACTTCAgaaaaaactttaaaacacGGCAGGCAGATATCCTCTCTGAGGACGGCTGGGATGGCGATAAGTAA